GTCGGCCACGGCCAGGTCAGGCCTGGGATCCCCGGGCTGAAACAGCTGCTCGGGCGTGAGATGGCGAAGGTTGGTACGCTCCCTGAGCACCACCCGTGGGTCCGTGCGCAGGCTCCAAGCGGTCTGGCCATAGCCCACATCGATGCCGTACACCCTGGCGGCTCCGTGGTGCAGCAGACAGTCCGTGAAACCGCCCGTGGAAATGCCGCCATCCAGGCAGACGCGGCCCCGCACGGAGATCGGGAAGGTGCTCAGGGCCGCCTCGAGCTTGTCCCCGCCCCTGGAGACGAAGCGGGGGGGCTGCTGCACCTGCAGAGGGAGGTCAGGGGCAACATCGGTGCCAGGCTTGTCCAGCACCCGCTCGCCGCTGCGCACCCTTCCGGCACGGATCAACTGCTGGGCACGCTGGCGTGTCTCCGCCAACCCCCGGGACACGAGCTCAAGGTCGAGGCGTTGCTTACGAGACAAGGCTGACGAGCTGGGGGTGGTCGGGGGGGTGGCCCACAACAGCCGCGCTGCGTTGCGGTTCCCTGATCAAACCACAGGGGAAACCAAACAGATTGCGTGAATGTTCAGCTTGGCACCAAGAGGGCGCGGAAGATGGTTTCCAGCCCTGGAGTTGCCCCATGCAGCCCCGTCGATCCCCTGAATGGCCCGAGCCCGCTGGGCCAGCTCCAGACTCAGGGCGGAACTACGCCAATGTGGTCGAGCTGCTGCAGCCCGGGAGCTTCGTGAAGCTGCGCAATCAGCCCTCGGACCTCCCCCCCTTCCAGTTGATCCAGTGCAGGGGAGGGCGATGCTGGGTCCGCCAGCAGAGCTGGGGGCAGCTGGTGCAGTGGGAGGTCGCCCACCGCCAGCTCACCGCAGCAGCCTGAGGCCACCGCGCCCCGGCCCCTGCTGCCCCATCCAGCTGCCCCATACATTGGATGGGCCGTTGCCACCCGCTGGTCCTTGATCGAGCGTTACACCCTGCCCGAAATGGGCGCCATCTGGAGCGAAGAAGCCAAATTCCAGAGCTGGCTGGACGTGGAGATCGCGGCCACCGAGGCCAACAGCGAGCTCGGCCACGTGCCGGCCGAGGCTGTGGACACCATCCGGAGGAAGGCTCGTTTCGAGGTGCGGCGGATCCTCGAGATCGAGGCCGAGGTGCGTCACGACGTGATCGCCTTCCTCACCAATGTGAACGAGCATGTCGGGGACGCAGGGCGCTACATCCACGTCGGCATGACCAGCTCCGATGTGCTCGACACCGGCCTCGCCCTGCAGATGAAGGCCTCGGTTCAGCTGCTGCGTGACGAGCTGGACAAGCTGGCTGACGCTCTGCGCGCGCTGGCCCGGGCCCACAAGGACACCGTGATGATCGGACGGTCCCATGCCATCCATGGGGAGCCCATCACCTTCGGCTTCAAAGTGGCGGGCTGGCTGGCCGAGACCCTTCGCAACCAGGAACGGCTCGAGCGGCTCGAGGCGGTGGTGAGTGTGGGTCAGATCAGTGGGGCCATGGGCACCTATGCCAACACCGATCCACGGGTTGAAGCCATGGCCTGTGCACGTCTGGGCCTGGTGCCGGACACGGCCAGCACCCAGGTGATCGCCCGCGATCGCCACGCGGAATATGTCCAGACCCTTGCCCTGGTGGGTGCGGCCCTGGAGCGATTTTCCACCGAAATCCGCAATCTGCAGCGCACCGACGTGCTGGAAGTGGAGGAAAACTTCGCCAAGGGGCAGAAGGGAAGCTCCGCCATGCCCCACAAGCGCAACCCGATCCGCAGCGAGCGGATCAGCGGCCTGGCGCGGGTGCTGCGCAGCTACACCGTGGCGGCACTGGAGAATTGTGCCCTGTGGCATGAGCGCGACATCAGCCACAGTTCGGTGGAGCGGATGATGCTGCCGGACTGCTCCGCCACGCTGCACTTCATGCTGCGGGAGATGACTGACGTGGTGAGGGGTCTGGGGATCTATCCCGAAAACATGACCCGGAACATGAACGTGTACGGGGGCGTGGTCTTCAGCCAGCGGGTTCTGCTGGCCTTGGTGGAATCAGGGCTGCGTCGCGAAGAGGCCTACCGCATCGTCCAGCACCACGCGCACGCGGCCTGGAACCGGGACGGTGGCGATTTTCGTGCCGCGCTCGAGGCGGACCCCAGCGTGACCGAGAGGCTCGATCCGGGCAAACTGGCCGAATGCTTCTCCACGGAGGTGCACCGGGCCAACCTCCCGGTGATCTGGGAGCGACTCGGGCTTGCGGAGTGAAGCCAGCAGCGTGATGCCCGGGGGGGGTGGCTGGCAGGGCGGAGCAGGCACGGGCCCGCGTGGGTCATGGTCAGTCAGTCAGCCGGTTCCCCTGCGGCTGCGGGAGGCCGGTTTGGCGGAAGCGCCCGGAGAGGGAGCCGGGGGAAAACCCGCTTTGTCAAGGAGCTGTTCGAGCTCATCGACATACATCTGAAAGCCCTCCAGCTCGAGGGCCTGCTGCCTCAGATCCGAAGGTAGATCACTCCAGGGATCGGGCTTTCCGGCCTTCACATCGCGCTTGATCTTGGTGGCAGCCGCCTCCTGCAGCAGTGCCTGGAACTCGGCGTTGTCCGGGTCCTGCAGCAGTGCCCTGCTGAGCTCCCGAGCTGCCACCACTCCCTTTCGGTTGGCCAGCAGCGCCTTGACGCGGGCTGTCGTGGTCTTGCGCCATGCGGACCACTCGTCCGGAGAACGGTCGGCCGGATGGTCCAGCAGGCGCGCCAGCCGCTGCACCGGCGCTGGACGACGGGAGAGACCGAGCTTGCGCAGGCACCAGTGCAGCACACGGGCAGGCAGCTTGCCTCGGCCACCGGGACGGGTCTTCGAGGGAGAGGCCATGCAGTGCTTGGCGGAGAACTGGTGGAGGTGGATCGAAGGCCAAAGCAGCCTGAAGCCTCGGCCCGCTTGAAAGACTAAGCCGTCACCCCGAGGCATGAGAGCAAACCACAGCCCCATACGGATCAGCGGTGCGGAGGAAGGCGATGGAGCCGCACACCGTGATGGGATGACGACAGATGGGATGACGAGAGACCAGTGAATTGTCCTGACTGGTATGGACTGGTAGATTCGCAATCCAGGAGCAGCTCGAGAAGGGAGATAGGATGACGATCATTTCTTTTACCTACAAGTTCATTTTCTGCAAAACACTCAAGACCGCAGGAACAGCGCTGGAGGTGTCACTCTCAGCCCTGCTGCCACCCACAGATGTCGTAACCCCAGTGGTTCCAGAAGAACCAGGACATCAACCCAGAAATTACAGATACAGGGGAAAACGTCTTCGCAATCATGTCCCGATGACAACCATACGGCAGATTTATGGTGATCAACTGGCAGGCTTTTCTTCCTTCTGCATTGAGCGGCATCCGATCGAGAAATGCCTTTCCCATTTCGCCATGCTACGCCACTCTCCCCATCACGCACACAGGCAGGACGCCTCCAGCCTGACTTGGGCTGATTATATCGAAACTGGCCTGTTCCCCATGGATCTTCCCAGGTATGCCTCCCAGCGCGAGGATGGTCACTGGAGCAAGGAAGTTGATCTGGTTATCGATTATCCAGATCTTGAGACAGGCGTGAGAAAGTTTCTTTCAGAACGGGGCCTTCCAGGCTTTCAACTGGCATCACGGGCAAAGTCTGGTTTCCGCCAACAACCTGGAATTCCGACACCAGATCAAATCACGCAGGAGGAACGAAATAGGATCATGGAGGTGTTCAACGCATCGAACACATTCCTACGCGACAATTTTGGCATCAACTACACATGATCAGCAGCAGAATGCCAAGCCACATGAAAGAACAGGAGAGCAGCGGTGGAATGAGGAGCCGAAGGGGGGCATCAGCACAAGGATCAGCCATTCAAGGCTGGCTTGACTGCTCTTTCAAGGCTCTCTTCAGCTTGCTGTTTTCCGCAGCTTTATGGGCCATTTTATGCAACACTAAAAGCGAGAGTTTTGCGTAGGACGAGGGAGAGATACTATCGACCACTTGAGCAACATCTCCCATGCCTCCCTGGAGAGAAGTTTCAACGGCAGCAGGCGGTGAAGGCTCACGACCATCTGCATAGGTCACAAGCTTTTCATAATCAATACCGCCGTATCTCAATCCATAGTGATCCGCCAGTTTAAGAAGCTCGGCGGCATGACAAGCTTCGATGTACTGTCTCCACGCTGGCCTTAGGCGAGCCCGCTGAGATTCTTGAGAGGCAGCACACTCTTGCAGACACAGGATAAGTTGCCGCGTGTCTGGAGTGAACGCGTTGCCGCGATCCCGATGAAAGGCCCTGCGGTAATCAAGCAACAGAGCCATTCCCTCCGCCGTGAGCGAAAGATTCTGTGGACTATGGCCCATGGCCAAAGACTTGTCTTCGAGATTGAGGAAGGGATTGATACTTGCCGTAGCATCCAGAAAGTCATCAACAACAGAGTTATTCTTCAGAGCTTCTCTCTCGTAAGGCCGAAACAGTACTGCTTCAGGAAAAATCGACTTCCAGACAGAAAGAACTTCTGAGAACTCGTGCTTCCAGCCAATAGGGGTTGGCAGCTCATGGTGGGCCTTGATGGACTGCTGTGCACTGGAGAGGAACAGAGATCCAGGCTCGCGGACATAGGCCAGGATGAGAAATTTTTCGACCCCATGATCTTCCAGAAAACATCTCAACTCATGGACAGACTCTCTGTCAAGACGCGTAAGATATTCATCACTGAAGATCAGTGTCTCGCAGAAAGCATGGGATTTCAGCTCAGCAGAAACCAGTTTGCGCTGGAGCTGGCGATGCTCTGCGTAGTCAAGTTCTGAGCGAAAACGCATTCGATCAACGCGGCTGATGCTGCCTTTGTGAAAAGCAAAGTACAGACTTCGGTGGTTCAGCCCTACCTTGGCACCCGTCATGCCCGGAGCCAGAACACCAAAGGATTTCCAATGAATATAATTGGCTTTTAGAAAACCCTGGATGGATGAAGATCCAGCTTTAGGCGCTCCTATATGAAGAATGGCTTGGCGGCTCCCGGACATGCTCACAACGCAGACCTCTGCACGACAGCACTGGTCCTGACGGGCTCCAAGCTCCATTCAGGCTCCCCGCCAGGCAAAGGGGCCATGGGCTCCACTTTCGGAAGAGGCGTGCTTCGAGTATCCTATCAGTCTAGTAACTGGAGACTTTGTTATCCCCAGCCCTTTCTCGCTCTCCTGGCGGACGGAGGCGAACCATAGCCACGCTGACCCAGCGGCTGAGGGTGGAACTCCGATGACTGCTTGCTGATGATCAAGACATTTGTGTTGCGGCCCTCCAACCAGGGCCAGAAAGTCTGTCGTAGATTCCTGAAGGGTCTCGGACTGGCTGTCACCGAGGCTTCACCAGACTCCGACAGGGCCACGGGTCACGATGTCTTCATGGGCTCGGATCTGACGGCACGCTATCGGAACCTGTCCACGGAGTTTCCCGGCTGTCGGTTCCTTCTGCTGGAGCCCTCGAACCAGGAGAATCAGGTACGCAACCAGGACGATCGCGATCGCACCCTGGCGCTGAACACCTTTTGCCAGGAGGTGGAGGCTTTCTTTGCAGATCAACCGGAAAGGTTGCTCAAGGTGAGGATGCCAAGCCCCGAGGCCAGGGTGGCCTTGCGACACTTTCTAGGCCTTGAGGAACCCACGGCACTGCCAGTGAGCGTCAGCGGAAAAGCTGCCAGGCGCGCACGACGACTACGCCGCAGGCGTGCCGGCACGAAGGTGTTCTGCATCGGATTTCACAAGACCGGCACCACGAGTCTGGAGCGGGCCCTGGAATATCTGGGTTACCGCGTGGTTGGGCGAAAACGTCTCAGGAATACCCGCACAATCGAGGGCCTGTTCACGTCTTGCTGTGAACTGGTGCCGAGATACAATGCCTTTCAGGATAACCCTTGGCCCATCTTCTACAAGGAACTCGACGCCAAGTACCCCGGTAGCAAATTTATCCTGACCCACCGACCAGCCGAGGCCTGGCTTCGCAGCCAGGTGAAGCACTTTGGCAGGAAGTGTTCACGCATGAGGGAGTTGATCTATGGGGTCGGTTGTCCCGAAGGCCACGAATCCATCTTTCTCGATCGGTACCAGCAGCACAATGCGGAGGTCAGGGCGTACTTCAGGCACCGGCCCTCGGATCTGCTGGAGATTGACCTCACTGCCGGCGAGGGCTGGGACAAGCTCTGCCCTTTCCTGGGGCACCCTGTTCCCAGCGTCCCCTTCCCACGTTCCAACACGGCCCAGGACCGTCAACAACGCATCGAGCTCCGTAGCCTCACAGACGCTGCTCCACCTCGCCAGACGTAAACGCCTGGACCACCTGCCTCAGGCCGTCCTGGAGAGAAATTCTGGGCTGCCAGCCGAGCTGGGTCAGGCGGCTCACATCCAGCCATTTCCGAGGGGTGCCATCCGGCTTGCTGGTGTCCCATTGGATCTCTCCTCCGTACCCCACGGCATCCGCAACGAGTCCGGCGAGTTCCGCGATGGTGAGATCAGTGCCGCTGCCGACGTTGAGAAACGTGAGGGGTTGACCATCCGTCCGGCGTGGCGAGTCCGCCTGGCTGGGATCCCAGCAACGCAGGCAGTGCACGGCGGCATCCGCCAGATCGTCCACGTGGAGGAACTCACGCCTGGGCGTTCCTGATCCCCAGCACGTCAGGGAAGACATTCCCCGCATCTTGGCTTCGTGGAAACGGCGGATCAGGGCTGGGAGTACATGACTGTTCTGCGGATGGTAGTTATCACCGGGGCCGTAGAGGTTGGTTGGCATCAGACTGATGGCGTCAAAGCCGTGTTGCTGGCGCAGCGCCTCACAGAGCTTGATGCCAGTGATCTTTGCAATGGCATACCACTCGTTGGTGGGTTCAAGCCCACCCTGCAAGAGTTCCTCCTCCCTGATGGGCTGGGTCGCGAACTTTGGATAAATACAACTGCTGCCCAGAAAGAGCAGCCGGCGTGCAGAACAACGCCAGGCACTCTCGATCACATTGTTCTGGATCTTGAGGTTCTCCAGCAGAAAATCAGCGGGGTAGGTTGCATTGGCCAGGATTCCCCCCACCTTGGCTGCCGCCAGCACCACAACATCGGGGCGCTGGTGGCTGAACCAGCTGCCCACAGCCGCCGAATCGGTGAGGTCGAGCTCCGACCGCGTAACGGTCAGCAGGTTGCCATAGCCCTGGCGCAACAACGAACGGCAGATGGCGCTGCCGGCCATGCCGCGATGGCCGGCGACGAAGATCCGATCGCTCGGCTGGATCAATGGCCGGAGCGACTCCATCACGGTCATCAGAGCCTCCCTCCAGAGTTGCGCGGCGAGAGGTTGGTCGGAGGGTTCTCCATCGATCCGACCACCGCAAAGCCTTCGCGCCGCAGTGTTGCCTCTTTGGCGGCCTCCAGCTGGTCCGCCTGAACCATCTCCTGCACCAGTTCCTCCAGCGTGGTGGTGGGAGTCCATCCCAGTTTTTCGCGAGCGCGGCTGGGATCACCCAGAAGTGTTTCAACTTCAGCTGGGCGGAAATAGCG
This portion of the Cyanobium sp. NIES-981 genome encodes:
- a CDS encoding GDP-L-fucose synthase, which produces MTVMESLRPLIQPSDRIFVAGHRGMAGSAICRSLLRQGYGNLLTVTRSELDLTDSAAVGSWFSHQRPDVVVLAAAKVGGILANATYPADFLLENLKIQNNVIESAWRCSARRLLFLGSSCIYPKFATQPIREEELLQGGLEPTNEWYAIAKITGIKLCEALRQQHGFDAISLMPTNLYGPGDNYHPQNSHVLPALIRRFHEAKMRGMSSLTCWGSGTPRREFLHVDDLADAAVHCLRCWDPSQADSPRRTDGQPLTFLNVGSGTDLTIAELAGLVADAVGYGGEIQWDTSKPDGTPRKWLDVSRLTQLGWQPRISLQDGLRQVVQAFTSGEVEQRL
- a CDS encoding sulfotransferase family protein; the protein is MIKTFVLRPSNQGQKVCRRFLKGLGLAVTEASPDSDRATGHDVFMGSDLTARYRNLSTEFPGCRFLLLEPSNQENQVRNQDDRDRTLALNTFCQEVEAFFADQPERLLKVRMPSPEARVALRHFLGLEEPTALPVSVSGKAARRARRLRRRRAGTKVFCIGFHKTGTTSLERALEYLGYRVVGRKRLRNTRTIEGLFTSCCELVPRYNAFQDNPWPIFYKELDAKYPGSKFILTHRPAEAWLRSQVKHFGRKCSRMRELIYGVGCPEGHESIFLDRYQQHNAEVRAYFRHRPSDLLEIDLTAGEGWDKLCPFLGHPVPSVPFPRSNTAQDRQQRIELRSLTDAAPPRQT
- a CDS encoding TlyA family RNA methyltransferase gives rise to the protein MSRKQRLDLELVSRGLAETRQRAQQLIRAGRVRSGERVLDKPGTDVAPDLPLQVQQPPRFVSRGGDKLEAALSTFPISVRGRVCLDGGISTGGFTDCLLHHGAARVYGIDVGYGQTAWSLRTDPRVVLRERTNLRHLTPEQLFQPGDPRPDLAVADVSFISLGLVLPALIGLLACGAPETAQETDPDTAIELLLLVKPQFEVGRARVGKGGVVRSAEAHVDAISGVITAGQQLGLEAAGLVASPITGPAGNHEYLLWLRSAPQQEGRAPDPSIAGADWSLAGDPVQCRARIQQLVASTVATG
- the purB gene encoding adenylosuccinate lyase — translated: MIERYTLPEMGAIWSEEAKFQSWLDVEIAATEANSELGHVPAEAVDTIRRKARFEVRRILEIEAEVRHDVIAFLTNVNEHVGDAGRYIHVGMTSSDVLDTGLALQMKASVQLLRDELDKLADALRALARAHKDTVMIGRSHAIHGEPITFGFKVAGWLAETLRNQERLERLEAVVSVGQISGAMGTYANTDPRVEAMACARLGLVPDTASTQVIARDRHAEYVQTLALVGAALERFSTEIRNLQRTDVLEVEENFAKGQKGSSAMPHKRNPIRSERISGLARVLRSYTVAALENCALWHERDISHSSVERMMLPDCSATLHFMLREMTDVVRGLGIYPENMTRNMNVYGGVVFSQRVLLALVESGLRREEAYRIVQHHAHAAWNRDGGDFRAALEADPSVTERLDPGKLAECFSTEVHRANLPVIWERLGLAE